Part of the Elgaria multicarinata webbii isolate HBS135686 ecotype San Diego chromosome 5, rElgMul1.1.pri, whole genome shotgun sequence genome, ATTTGTGTGTCACTCTGCACAGAGCAGAAATGTATCTATGCAAAATATATCTTCAATCCTCCACCTACTAAATTTTCCACGagatgtttgtatgcatttttagggATTTTGCTCACACCTCCTTCTCATAAAATACATTGGAGTGGTGAAATCAACTTTCAAATGAGAGTCTCCATTCAGTGAGACACTAAATGATCAGTGTTCCAGGCATAGCCATTTCCAAGGAGTCCCCCATGGAACTAATACCCTAGTCTTGGAAGAATATTGCTTCAGACCGTAGTGTCACCTTGTCAGTAATAGAGGTCAGTGAGAATGCATATCCTCAATGATTTTCTTACACTGTTGTCTACCTATTGAATATCAGGTCAAACTCAAGGCCTGACCCTTTACTGCCCTATATAAAAAAGGGCAAGTGGCTTAAAAAGAAGATTTCATACTGAAATCTTGACTGGCCATATTAGATCCATTCCTGAGAAACTGAGGAATTGTCACCTTCGAAATCTGGAAGAACAAAGCAGCCTGAGGTATTATTGATGATTCAACACAAAGtgtcttcatatatatatatcaccattACCATGCCTCAGCAGGTCCATTTCATAAGTTTTCCCTTTATATCAAACCAAGTTATTTTCAGACAATCTTTTGTGTGCTCCGATTTGGAATATGAGGATAGTGCTAGCAGTCCTATTTCAAAAAGGGtagaatagagttggaaaaggggtgactaaaatgatcagggggttgggacacggacacacacacacacacacacacacacgtgtcctAGGAACAATTCTACATGATTCCAGAGGAGCATTATAAGGGGAAAATGGCAGTTGTTGATGGCAACTTCACCACTGCTCCCAGCTGCAACAAACCAGTAATTTAAAAGGAATGGAAGGGATGGGGGAAGCAAGTCACTGTCTGCAAACATAACAGAGAATTTTGCAAAATGTTGCAAGGGGTTTACAGTCCCTGGAACCATACATTGGGAGCTGATTTTCACACTGGGAAAAAAATAGGCTCAGCTCTTCCCCTTAATTACCAATGTACATATATGcatcacctgtgtgtgtgtgtgtgtgtgtgtgtgtgtgtgtgtgtgtgtgttgtttgatCAATCTTGCTATGATTATATGGATAATTGCATGAAGACTATTTCTGCAGAGTTTTGCTATTGCATATGTGCCCTTGTTTTCATTGGTAAAACACTACAAAAAAGTCAGATCGATTATACTGTTCCCAATTAGAAGCTGCTTTGGGAGAACCCTTTAGTCCTGAAAAGTGACATTAAATAtcttaaattaaataaaaccacATGTACAAAGACTTTGAATAAATAAGCATTTATTCAAAGTATTAATAATCCAGTACATTGATGCTTTACTATAGAATCCACACAGACAAAATCTTGTTCTTACGTCATACTGCTACTGAAAATTCAAACCCTGTGGGTTCCCAACTTCGTAGAAAGTCTTTTGGATGAAGTGGTTGCCTTTGCAATTTCAGCAATTTTCTCCACATCAGCAAATTCCCTCCCTTCGGGAAGAACAAGGGCTGCTTTACACAACTGACTTCGTACTTCGTTAGGATCTACTGTGGTCTGTATTCTGGGTTGGATCCATTCCACTAGTGTAACACTATCAATAAATGGCCAATAGATGCCCAAACTATCAATAAATGCAACTACcagcatttttctctttttttggcaataaaTTTGACAGAACAGAAAGCAAGAGCGAGCATTTTGAAACGCTATACTATGCAAATCAAAATGTAAAAAGTTATGCAATTTATTTGAAGAACAAGATGTACTAATGGCAAAACACATATGCATAACAATTAAAAGATATGCAATTAAGCTGTTTTGTCTCCCACAGTCTCTTTGTAATTAGAGTTCATGCTTGAgagtacactggggtgggtgggggagaacagatttaaaaaccaaaatgaatAAGTCAATTAATGGGCACAAACAAATAGGATTACTTGCGAAAGAACGTGACTATGCAACTCTCTGCAGACAGTGCATATTTTCAGGCCACAATCTGAACCTATATCTTAAATGTGATTAATGTCGGCAAATCATATTTCAGCATTTCTTGAATTATTATTTCATACTGTACTAGACTCATATAGTACACAAAATTACCCTTGGATTTTATTAGTTTAACCTGCTCTAAAAAAGCAGATCCTCTAACTATAGAAGTACAATTTCAATGCATTTGAACCCGTTTACAAATTCCATCCAGCACACCTATAAACACTTGTCTGACAGCGACAGATGCAACTCCTATGGTATTCGTTTTAGATAAACAGAAATTGTGACAGCAATCCCTTGGGCTCTGCAGAATGTTTGTAGCTTTGCTCTGACAGCCATCAGACTTCGTTAATTTTCGACACAGAAAATCTATTCAAACCAGTTTTCCTTCAGTAAAAATTGTATGGCATCGTCATATCCATCTTGGTACAGCAATTCCATTTTCTCTTGGCTTGGTGGAAACAGTGCCTGACGGAGCCTTACGAAGTTGGCTGTGGACAACTGCAACCAAGaaacaaggaaaatggagggatcataaaAAATTTCTAATTGTTTGGGTTAACTTTCCTTTGAGATAATATAGTGAGGCTTCGAGtgactatgggttggatccaattggGGCCTTGTGCACACGGCCAGTCCTGCTGGGCCCTGGTCCTCGTGCGCTGAGCCCCTAGCAATGTGCTGATTGTATACGATCCAGAACTGTTTTGACTATCAATATACAAATGAATGTAATCTGAAATGTAAGTTTTGTTATCAATTTTGTTAATTGCCACTCGCTGGACAATAACGCAGCGGTGGGAAAAACTGGATAATTTGAACTTACCTGCATGGTACCGAAATATATGGTCAATGGCAATATCAGGAAAAAAACCTCATGATTTGCTTTTGATCCaaggaaaaattattattattattatttatttatttatttatttatttatatagcatcatcaacgttcatggtgttgtacagaacaaaataaaacagaatacaaaacaccctgccatatggcttacatgtAAACAGAACTGTTAAcattttatgctatatggtggagattcTTTCAACATGCTTCACAACcagacttacaacaatatatgcccgcTTGTGCACTCTGAGCATTTGGTCATTATAACATCAAATGAAGATTACACAGCACacttattagtttatttatttctgtgtcattttctttcttcccccgtCTTTTCTcttgtgtcccccctccccccgccactaAAACtgtattaaccaagttttctgtaaCAGCTTATTAAATcccaattgttaggggactgttctattttctgttatatctaaattaaaaaataaaacaattctcTAAATAGTGAAACATCATTCACAATATAATAAAGCCACCCAGAGAGACAGGACTGGTTTCTGTTCTAAAATGCCTAAAGGTAGCCTGGATTTAGGATGAGAAAATCAGGTTGCCTAATTTTAACTCCCCTCTGACCAACCCACCCCCACTTTCAGTAGTTAGTGGCTCTTCTCCCTTCTAAGTGAAGGAGGGTGAATCAGGATCAGACTTCCCACAACGTTGCCCAGGTTCAAGGTTGGCTATAACAGCAAggatcattctgccatgcccggcaaagcctgggcatggggagaggttTGCGGGCAGGGCAAGAGAAGAGGTGTGCCCAATGGTGTTTGGGCATTTGGGTTtggcgccactgggctgggaggagtgACCCAAGGGATAAAAACTGGGCCCTTACCCTTCCCAGCCCTCTTTGCtttgcgcggctccctccctccctccctccctgtaggcagtgtgagcttgctggctGCCATTAGGGgaccgagtaggatttttttactcatgttctgaattggccatgagtttttttcgcctactccacattGTAAGGCAGCCAGGgagaataaataggttgattcggcggatagctaatttggtcacatttcattaccggcaggtaggaacgggcatTCAGAGGGattggaatggtgagcattcagatgCACTGTTTTCAGTGACAGGTAATTCCCAAGGACttccagtgttgagccttgtggtcgggctgggagataaggattacctctgaggccgacctttctcaccccaccttgagcctagtggcctgggttggggggtgacaagggaaggtttcCCTACCCTGTAAGGGGACGGCCAGGGGGAGGGCGAAAGAGGCAGTGCCAACCTCCTGGACAAGAATGCTCGCCCTTACGTAGTAGCAAGGCCTGTgtgcaggccaggctggatgcccgtTAGGATTACCCtccttttgcagatcttgaataaatgtggcccctgtttaaacccaaagttctgtgtgtcgtctctttagtCTTGGGTCTGCCCTGCAAGCTGTTCCCTcagcccagtgtggtgtagtggttcaactgctggactaggactggggagacgcAGGTTCAAATCGGCGCTGAAGCATAAAGCTCACCAAAGAAGCTTGGACCAGTCACAACCTCTGTATCAATTCTTATACAAAATGAGCAGATCCGCACCTCTTGGAGTAATGAACATTTTGGAGCTCTGCTATTTACTGGATTCTGCACTTCTCTAAATACTGCAATGTCTTTTTGGGAACAAAATATTCATTTAAATACGTATTTAaggtgtaatcctgtgcatgtttagacagaaaaaaaggcctacaactcccagcattcccgagcTAAccgtgctggctggaggatgctgggaaatgtaagacttttatctgtctaattatgcatagggttgtgcccttaatgtaTTTCGACTCATTTCAACACTCTTTTGaaattattttctaaaaaaaaaaccacacacacagaggaaatggaatggaatagacTTACGGGTAAAAACTTTCAAACTGGAAATAGatagatgcacacacaccccaatcatTTACCAGTCCCAATTAAAAGGGTAGCACAAGTGTGAGGAACCTCTGAAGCATCAAAtcttaaggatttttaaaagtgGTACATAACTCATGTAAAATTCTTGGTTGCCCCTTGAGGCTACTTTAAAATGGCCTCCATTTCCACACAGCGGTCTGCTCAAGTGCAGGCGTTTAAAGACATTATCTCTATGCTGTCACCAGTGGCCacttcatttatatcccatccttcctctgtTGTACCACCActcattttatactcacaacaaccctatgaggtagcttgggctgggAGATAATAACTGGCTCAGGGTCACCCAGCGAGCTTGGTGAGTGGGCAAGGATTGAACCAAAGTCTCCCTGCTCCTTgaccaacactttaaccactacaccacactggtctcGCTTAAATTGCCACCATACAATGGTTAAGTCAGGTAATCAAGAGCAGGCCTCCATCTTGACAGCAGTTTGTTGGGAGCTGGGAGGCCTCGGGCTCCCCCACTTgggttccttcctggcatctgcaccagaAGGAGCGTGAGTGTGGAGTTGCCACTGCCGAGCACCGGGAGGGGGAAGAACAGGGCagcgagagagggaggaagacagggacatGAACCAgctctccctctgacctccctctcgcATCTAtagataagaaataataattaaaaaagcaggACAGTGAGAGGGAGGTCGAAGGGAGGGTCCCTGTCTTCCACCCCCTCAGGCTGTCCCATTCCTCTTcccccccttatttttttttaaatttttatctatagatgtgaagGATTGCATCgatagataaaaaataaaagggaagggaaggaacggggcagccagagggggaggaagagagggacacgTGTGACACCCGAACTTGCCCTCCTCCAGCCGACTGCGACCAATCAGTGGTTGCCATCGGCTGTGGCATGCCTCCGTGTCCAAAAAcgtcggggtaagtgcctgggattttggagcagagtttaagaggtttgcccctggatggcttcaggatggcagctgcatcatatagacttcctgactgttagagcagtaggacaatggaatcagttacctagagaggttgtgggctctcccacactagaggccttcaagaggcagctggacaagcatccgtcggggatgctgtagggtggattcctgcattgagcagggggttggactcgatggccttgtagaccccttccaactctgctattctatgattctatgacctgccgccactccaactCCACCTTGGGGCAAGcccctcgtcaagacaagcccctgatAAATGAGCTGATGCGATGATAGTGCTATTTTTGTGTCACCCACAAATCATCAACAAGCCCTGAAACATCAACAAGCCCTTAAATCATTTTTGTTATGTCAtctgtttattttaaattgataGCTTACTCAATCCTAAAGATGTATGACAATAAGAAAAGTATTTTCCTAAAAGCATAGGCTTTATTTTTCTTAATGAAATTGCTTAACCCTTGCATTTTCCTCATGCCTTTATCCAAGTGacttaatttaattattttagcTTCACATTAGGGTAAGCTGAGGTTAAACAGGGCACAGTTTTAAAGAAAAGTTAAATGCCCAGGAATATATACAAAGGATTGCAAGATTATCATATCCAGGTTCTAAGCACAAAGGGTTCTCTAAATAGACAACCGTTATTTTGAAGTTATGGTGCAGATCACTTCACTGGCATAACTCACCATTAAGTCTTGTTTTGCAACTTTAGCGTAGACATCCATGAGTCCTTTATCTTGTGGGCAGATGTCAAGTCGACCACAAAATGGAGAAACAGTCACTGTTCTGCCGACTGGCAGGATAGGGAGGCCATTGGTCAAGCCACCGTCAAGCCATTTCTGATAGAAAATAAAACTGGAACTGGTTACATTCTGTCAGTATTTAACCTGCTTCATTACTCTATCCTTCACACATCTTCTGCAAATCTGTTGTCCCAGTGCACACATACGGCCAATATTTTATTCAAAACTGCCTGGGTGCTTAATTACCTGTTTCAAATCTTCAACATCCCGTTTCGGGATGTGAATGAGAGACAGTCCTTTTCAGTTGGTAAAGGATGCCTTGCATCTTTAATCCTCTAATTTATTTACTTGGTACATTGCTAAACTGAGCAATAGCTAAAGCtccttgggcagttcacaaaacagaacAAGACATCCTCGCACTAGAAGTTTTGGAATTCCTGGATGGTCGTATTTTCTTCTTAATTCTCTCAACCTCACAACACTTAAGGTGCCCCTCAAAGTGTATTATCTATAGGGTGATACAAGATATATGTATGTTCACTGGAGCCTATCAGAGGGTGACAGAGGCTTTATGAGTTGGTTGCCAGCAGTGCATGTTGGGACCAATAAAGCATAATGAGTTCAGTAAGATAACTGAATCCCTGGGTGATCCCGAATTAGAACTGAGAAACAGGTCCAATATAGAGGTCGAAGTTCAGAGGTGGCTCCATCTATATTGtatttatcattattttaaaactttaaggATCAATTAATATCTTTAactggagtagtatataaataagaCAGGGAACAGTTCATTCCTCACCCATTTCATTTTCAATGAGCTAGGGAGAATGGCAGAATGTCCTACTAagaaagtcacaaaaatgaaacCAAATTGCTTAAAAACTCCCAAATGCCCCTTTTCTTGATTAAAGCACATGGCTTCTCGACATCTATATAGTCAAAGACAACATTTCAAGAGAGACAGGAGAAAAGAGCTGCCCTTTAGGTTTAAACATCAAAACCCAGAGGATGAGATATTTCCATTGTGGAAGAAGGTCTCCCTCACTTATGACACTAGAACCTGAGACCATCCCTTGAaggtgaatggtgggagatttaggacatgcaaaaggaagtacatcttcacacagcacatagttaaactaggaattcaccaccacaagatgttggatggctttaaagggggattagacaaattcatagaggaaaaggctatcaatggctcctagtcctgatggctaaagatTACTTCCAGTATCATGGGCAGTGCACCTCTGTATACCACTTGCTGGTGAATATTGGCGGGAGTGTGTTATTGCACTTGTGTGCTACTTAtaagcttcccacaggcagctggttggccattgcgtgaagaaaatgctgggctagatggacccttggtctgatccagtacaatTAGTCTTTTGTTCTTATGTGGCCAAAGCCATGACTGCTGTGGTAGAACCAGAGAGAGAAGGTTGCCAGACAATGGGGACGTATCTGGCTTCTCCAACTACAACAGTTGGGAAGACCGGTGGCACTGTTGCTCTGATGAGAGGAGAAATTTTCTAGTCTCAAAAGGGAACCGTCGCATGGGCTTCTGGGAAGGGATTGTGACTATGCACGGGACAGCAGAGTGTATACCTCTGAGTATTTCTCTGGGACTCAGTTGAGGCAGAAGAGCATGAACTCAATGAAAGAGAGACAGCTTTGGATGACTGAAACCCTCTTCCACTCCTTATCTGTGGTTGAAGCAGTaaacaaagagaaaaatcttAGGGGAAGAAATTCTCCCTCCCCAAAAAATATTTACTCCACTTTCTTATTGTACCCTCAAATGTTCTTCTTAATAATTCAGAGGCTGCTGCATTTTAGACATTATTTCtagtaattatatatatatattacaaccAGAAGTGATATTGTGAAATAGTGTGTAGTTAAAATCCACTTAAAAAGAAGCACATGAAGCATGAAGGCTAAGCTTAATGGAATATACATCTACAAGTAAATTCAGGTATCTAAATCTATGTAACTCTGGGCTCATTCGTTTTAGAGTGCTATGTGCTGCTTCATGAACCACACGAAGTATAATCGGATGGGTAAATGAATGAAGTTCTATCTTACTCATCCTCTAGACCATTATTCAGCATAAAGTCCCAGAATTGCCTGTGCTGGTTGCGACAAAAGTCCAGTTTATAGGCACTGCTGGTATTTGGAGATTAGTACCTGCACTTTAGCTGCAGGGGTACAAAGGGTTGTGCAGGAGCCAAAGAGGCATCCCGTCAATGACAAACAGAAAAATAAGAACCACTGTGAAGCCCTTCATACAAAACGTCTGGAGAGCTTTGTCTTGAACCATGTATGCAATCTCACATGGTTCTGCTCTGTCATATTGACAAAGAAGCCAATGGCCCAGTTTGCAAACAACACCAACCCAGGTTCTTTTTAAACTCAGGGTTGTCATGAAACAGCCAATGCGCTACTTTACATGACTCAAttgctcccacttggctcctGAACATTCCATCCTTAGGTTGTTTAACATGACATCTGAACTCAGAACTGTGGCATGTCTCTACCCCAACAAGCCAGAATTTAATTGTGGGATCTAACTCTGACTTTCCGGGAAGGGGCAAGCCAGAGTTCCATGTTTGGATGTCACACTAAACGCAGGCCAATAACACTTGCTATACCCAAGTTGGGCAGAAGTATTGTTTTAGTTTCGGTGTGAGACCACTTGCAATTAGagtggtctgatgcagcagagtctagagctcctgtaccttcaaCAGTTGCACAGAAGAAGGAGGAGTTTGGGGAGATATAGCTTTTTTCACTTCTGCAGCACTATAACGTGACAAGCTGGCCCTACTGCCATTTTCTCTTCTACATAAATGTGTCCCAGTTCACATGTTACTTCTGTGGTTTGGCAGTAAACAAAAACACACTCACCTCCATGACTAATATCCCACACAGCAGCATAATGTGCAGAAATGTCAGTTATATGGGTCACCTAGATGATATGATTGATTCCAGCATCAGGCACCAATAAAGGCAGTGTGCTGTGTGGGATGTTAACCATATTATCCAGGCATCCCATACAGTGGGTGCCTTTACATGTGACCAAGGCAACGCTAGGAGCAAAACAACAGGGAATTGGGTTTTCTAGGCCACCATGCTAGAGAAGCGTCGAAGTTATAGGAGCTGCATCTTCTGTTGTATCTGAATGGCCCGTTTGAGCTGATGATTTTGACAGTATATATGAAACTGTAACATCCATAACATATGAAAAGTTTAACCACACAGACCTGTCCTTTATAATCCACTGCATTGATTCCTGCATACAAAGGAATGAAACTGCTGGCTAggagggcctggagaaaaaggagaaaaactaTTAATATACAGACCCTCTGaaactcctttccttttgtgtcatgtttattagattgtaagcctgtggacagggtatatttttgtaagccgccttgagagcctttttggctaaagggcaggataaaaatgctaaaatcaataaaaataaaaaatatattgatGTATTAATAGTGCCTTTTTGCTTTCACTAATCTTTATTAAAAGATATTTGCTGAGTAATAATTCCTCTATTTCAATCCATGTTTCACTCTATGCTACTTATATATTTCTAATGGCCTAACAATGGGAAGAGTCACATgtaatactaaaccatggtttagtataACTAGGACAACATGCAGCGAGCCTTGGGCTgatcttctgtcgcccccagactgtggattcgtcaacttaactctctctccaagtttaagacagctataaagactagcctcttcctgcaggcctacccagataaattttaaaccaacaattttaagatgtcttgataattattttgatattgtgttggttttatatgctcttttaattaattttatgtatttgatttatattgtattgttgtactaatgttgttcccctcctcaatccaaagggagaggtgggtaagaaataaatatgatgatgatgatgatgatgatgatgatgatgatgatgatgatgacgatgtcttttctcctcctctggtGTGGTCATGAGGCGCTGAGaaacttttgcttctgttttagttGAACCACATTTTAGGGCTTGGATGTAACACTACACCGTGGTCAATCTTAACTATGACTTGTTGGAATAAGCCAGCTTCTTAATGTATAGTTTAAGAAGCTGTGTTTCAACAAACTataattaagattaaccacagtttattggCTTCAGACAACATGTCAGGCTACAGTTAATCTAAAACACAAGCGAGAGATTCCATACTCCTTCTTGCAGCCACTCAGGAGGAAAACAGGGTGGGAAGTGCATGAATCCAAGACTCACCTAGGTTCATTCTCAAAACACTAAACTAaagtttagtgttacatgcaaaccatacCAAAGTGTTATTATATATGTATACTGAGGCACCTCCTTCTCTCTAGAACTCTACCCAAGGTGTCATCTACTGAATGCAGATACTCAGGTTAATCAAGGAGCCTGTTAGTTGCAATAATACTTACAAACAGGTCTGTCTGCCCCCTTCCTTGGATAAGTTTTGTTTCCTAGTTATTTTTGACGTTGGGAAGCGGTGCACTCATCTTGCCTTACTTATTTCAGCCATCTAAAGCATTTTTACCTGGCTCTGTAACTAGAAAGGATTGCAGACCAGCTTGCATAGATCAATACAAACCTACAACTGTCAAcatagtccctgcccacaagcaagcttacaatctaaaatctacaaaaaggaaaagggaatggtgggggaaggggggaaacaagCAAACTCGGGCACCAATTCTTCAAGTTATATAGtggttcttataatgaccagcatGAATACAAACAGTTCAGGAAGACAAGGAACCAAATGGAATTGgtttctcagggcatgtctacaccattcttcttttcccagggtcatccctggatcgtccctgtgcatccaaattaagcacaggggatcccaggggcaggcagggacgacccctccattttgcaggataactggttgcccagatATCCTGATTTCCCTGCTGTCCTGCAGACGGTGTGCCGCATGGTCCTGGGGCCTGAATCGGGCACGGCGCTGTGCGGGGTGGCTCCGTGCCTGGGGGGGGCATCAATttcgccatccccaggatggccgGGGGGTTGgggcacgttgttgttgttttaccgcGCGTGTGTGCGGCTCCTtttcagaagaaaagaaaaaaaggcagccatgacatccctccttacttctgggatGTCGTGCTGCCGTTTGGactctgggggaggatcatggcatcaggtaagtccatgatcctcctccctctacacccttaggtgtagacaatcCCTCAGCTGGGTCCAtgttccatctctccctctgctatAGGGACAACCGGCTCTGTCTGCCTCTGCCCTTGAGCAATGGCATTCCAAACATCCTGTCCCATATGAGTCCTCtcaaccattttaaaaatcactgacTGGTAACTGAAAAGTAGCCTCCTTTTCAGTAAAGCTATGCTCCAAAAAGGTGTGCTGAACCACATCAAAAAGAGCTATAAATATGTTTTTTCACCAGTCAGTGCCTGTTCCATCTCCCTACAGATGTTGAGCAAATGATGGAATATCAgttttaaaatacttgaaagcATTTGTACATTTTGAGATGCTTTAAAGAGACTCTTTTCTTGAATACCTCCCAGATTCTATTTGTTCTGGACCACATCACACATTCGTGCCCAGCTTGAGGGCTTAATGTGAAGTAACCAAGCAACTTGTGGTAATCACATACTTTAGTTGTCTAACTTGGTACTTAAGGTATTGGTAGAGAAACCAGGTCTTTAATTTTGTATCTATCAAGAAGAATTGAGAAGCAACCACCACTTCAGCATCCAAAACCTTACCAATGAGTTACATAAATTACAAAAGAATAGTTACAAGACTAGACCAGATTTGAGAGACACTAAATTTCATCTCTCAATCCTGGTCTAGTTTTCTTCCAGAGCTTCACAGCTATATTATACCAAAATACCTGATCACTCCTCGCCATCTGAATTCCCCCTATTAGCTATTACAGTCATAGTTTACAGACGAGCTGGGGGAAAGCAAGGAGACTATCAACTAACCTGGGAAAATCATTAGGCACTTATTCGAGATTATAAATATGGGCCCCAATCATACACAACTTCTTGTGGCTTTGGACAGGTGTCCACATTTTCATCTGCATTAAGATATTTGTGCAGGCGGCTAGATGGCCATTATGATGTAGACCTGCATCTGCCCTGGCTTGCTGTGTAGAAGCCTGATTGGAGTGACGATCTCTTCCAACccttctcttcattttattctatttaaCAGAAGGGGAGCGGCTGCGGTTCAGTGGTAGTGCATAcgtcttgcatgcagaaggtcttcatattcaatccctggcatctccagatacgGCTAGGAAaagatcctgcctggaaccctggagagctgctgccagtcagtgttgacaatactgggctagacaacGCTCTcacttggcataaggcagctttctacatTCATAACATATCAAGTTCTGTCTTGACCTCCGCTTATCATGGTGTTTGATGTAAAGGGCCCATTACATAC contains:
- the PNPLA4 gene encoding patatin-like phospholipase domain-containing protein 4 isoform X3 — encoded protein: MECTEIIYEFAEDTRKLYFGALTPGYDVMTKLRGCIDSILPPNAHEIAENRLFVSVTSAKNGKNHLLSNFASREDLVKALLASSFIPLYAGINAVDYKGQKWLDGGLTNGLPILPVGRTVTVSPFCGRLDICPQDKGLMDVYAKVAKQDLMLSTANFVRLRQALFPPSQEKMELLYQDGYDDAIQFLLKENWFE